A stretch of Henckelia pumila isolate YLH828 chromosome 4, ASM3356847v2, whole genome shotgun sequence DNA encodes these proteins:
- the LOC140865107 gene encoding amino acid transporter AVT6C-like, whose product MAPATGAATPLLPKSEAGPRRRAVPGAVFNVSTSIIGAGIMSIPATLKVLGVIPAFFMIVSIGILVDISVEYMLRFTYSGEATSYAGLMKESFGWVGSVAVQICVMITNLGCLIMYLIIIGDVLSGKGPEHLGVLQEWFGIHWWNMRAVALLFILVFVMLPLVSYRRVESLWLSSGVSVFLAVLFVGICSAMAIIAIVRGETKSPRILPQLDDGASFFNLFTAVPVIVTAFTFHFNVHAIGIELGRPADMILAVKISLILCAAIYFAIGIFGYLLFGDSTMDDILVNFDQTTYAGSTISSLMCDIIRLSYALHLVLVFPLLNFSLRANIDEFLFPKKPVLSLDTKRFVFLTLALLVVSYVLAITIPSISYIFQFMGSTSAVCLAFIFPGAIVLRDIHGISTRRDKIISASMIAVAVVTSSIAISTNIYKMTVNSS is encoded by the exons ATGGCCCCGGCCACCGGAGCTGCCACCCCTCTCCTCCCGAAAAGCGAGGCCGGCCCACGTAGACGAGCCGTGCCGGGGGCGGTTTTCAACGTGTCGACGAGCATAATTGGCGCAGGGATCATGTCCATCCCCGCCACACTCAAGGTCTTGGGAGTAATTCCAGCCTTTTTCATGATTGTCTCGATAGGAATTCTGGTGGATATATCGGTGGAGTATATGCTTAGGTTTACGTATTCCGGCGAGGCGACGTCGTACGCCGGATTGATGAAAGAGTCTTTCGGGTGGGTCGGATCGGTTGCGGTTCAGATTTGTGTGATGATCACGAATCTTGGATGCCTCATCATGTATCTGATCATTATTG GAGACGTACTCTCTGGTAAAGGGCCGGAGCATTTAGGAGTTTTGCAGGAATGGTTTGGCATTCATTGGTGGAATATGCGGGCTGTTGCTCTTCTATTCATACTTGTGTTTGTTATGCTCCCACTCGTGTCATATCGTCGTGTAG AATCATTGTGGCTGAGTTCAGGGGTGTCGGTATTCCTAGCAGTCCTGTTCGTTGGCATATGCTCGGCTATGGCGATTATTGCGATAGTTCGAGGTGAAACCAAGAGTCCAAGAATCCTACCCCAACTTGATGATGGCGCTTCCTTCTTCAACCTTTTCACAGCTGTTCCTGTCATTGTTACAGCTTTCACATTTCACTTCAATG TTCACGCCATTGGAATCGAGCTCGGAAGACCAGCAGACATGATCCTTGCTGTGAAAATCTCCCTCATACTTTGCGCAGCCATCTACTTTGCCATTGGCATCTTCGGGTACCTTCTGTTCGGGGATTCGACCATGGATGACATACTTGTGAACTTCGATCAAACGACGTATGCAGGTTCGACCATCAGCTCGTTGATGTGTGACATAATACGACTGAGCTATGCACTCCACTTGGTTCTTGTGTTCCCTCTGCTCAACTTCTCACTAAGGGCAAACATTGACGAGTTTCTGTTCCCCAAAAAGCCTGTCTTATCACTGGATACCAAAAGATTTGTGTTCCTTACACTGGCCTTGTTAGTTGTCAGCTACGTTTTGGCGATAACAATTCCTAGTATTTCGTATATTTTCCAGTTCATGGGATCAACTTCCGCCGTCTGCCTCGCCTTCATTTTCCCCGGTGCCATCGTCTTAAG AGACATTCATGGGATATCGACACGAAGGGACAAGATAATATCGGCATCGATGATAGCTGTTGCAGTGGTTACAAGCAGCATAGCGATTTCCACCAATATATACAAGATGACTGTAAATAGTTCATAA